One Fusarium oxysporum f. sp. lycopersici 4287 chromosome 8, whole genome shotgun sequence genomic region harbors:
- a CDS encoding cytochrome P450 oxidoreductase encodes MDYLSFVLEQPIVLSTTLLLFLYLLGKKSPKPTRNGKPLRKPPNSLPLVGNGIMFLQPRQRLFSWFHRCERLYGYETLHITVPTLPPGVIINNPQNLEFIFRHEGIFEKGEFFKQRSWDLFGHGIINVDGEFWRLQRKAGLRFLSTAALKTLTSDRLPEYLEHAIHVLKGKEAERDVVDLQAVIHEVTTQLMGRMAYNMEMHADDDFTVAFEHASGATAERFQNPLWFVTEMFFGTRMRRSIRTVKAYGQRIVKSAVADREETEGKTQSDAPGSLIQSLLDAIGDGDLVADAALNYLSAGRDTVAQALTWTLYLLMKHPEVTNKLCQSIQDLRDEVRDQDHSENDPELLTPVRLPYVLAVFYETLRLRPPIPFEIKQAQQETILPDGTFLPKGAVVLWCAWAMAALTQLGVLMQMSSAQSDG; translated from the exons ATGGATTATCTCAGCTTCGTCTTGGAACAGCCTATTGTTCTATCAACAACACTCCTTTTATTTCTATATTTATTAGGAAAGAAATCACCAAAGCCCACGCGCAATGGCAAACCTCTTAG AAAACCTCCAAACTCACTACCACTGGTAGGGAATGGTATCATGTTCCTTCAGCCTCGCCAACGTCTCTTTTCCTGGTTCCATCGCTGCGAGCGTCTGTATGGCTATGAAACTCTCCATATCACTGTTCCTACTCTCCCACCTGGTGTCATTATCAACAATCCCCAGAACCTAGAGTTCATCTTCCGCCATGAGGGAATCTTTGAAAAGGGAGAATTCTTCAAACAGCGATCTTGGGACTTATTCGGTCATGGCATCATCAATGTGGACGGCGAGTTCTGGCGCCTGCAGCGCAAGGCTGGTCTACGATTTCTCTCCACAGCTGCTTTGAAGACTCTGACGAGTGACCGATTACCAGAGTACCTAGAACATGCCATTCACGTTCTCAAGGGCAAAGAAGCCGAGAGAGACGTAGTGGACTTACAGGCCGTGATACACGAAGTGACGACGCAGCTCATGGGACGAATGGCATACAACATGGAGATGCACGCCGACGATGATTTTACTGTTGCTTTTGAGCATGCTTCAGGAGCTACAGCCGAAAGGTTCCAGAACCCATTATGGTTTGTGACAGAAATGTTCTTTGGAACTCGAATGCGACGTTCTATTAGAACTGTCAAGGCGTATGGGCAGCGGATCGTCAAGAGCGCAGTGGCTGATCGCGAGGAAACGGAGGGAAAGACTCAGTCCGATGCGCCAGGAAGTCTCATTCAGTCTTTATTGGATGCAATTGGCGACGGCGACCTTGTAGCAGATGCTGCACTGAATTATCTTTCGGCAGGGAGAGATACCGTTGCTCAGGCACTTACGTGGACGCTATATTTGCTCATGAAGCACCCAGAAGTGACCAACAAGCTATGCCAGTCGATCCAAGACCTACGAGATGAAGTCAGAGACCAAGATCACTCTGAGAACGACCCTGAACTTCTTACCCCGGTACGACTCCCCTACGTCCTAGCAGTCTTCTACGAAACCCTCCGCCTTCGACCTCCCATCCCCTTCGAAATCAAACAAGCTCAGCAAGAAACGATCCTTCCCGATGGAACATTCCTCCCAAAAGGTGCTGTCGTGTTATGGTGTGCTTGGGCAATGGCCGCTCTCACACAACTTGGGGTCCTGATGCAGATGAGTTCCGCCCAGAGCGATGGCTAA
- a CDS encoding atypical/ABC1/ABC1-C protein kinase: MRACSFIGRLFVHPGFRTYPNVNSHARFTIASLGRRFAFQSPRGPRFTQWSKGAPKRIALRASGGAAALGTAAFVELSQQENGNDQETGEKRMLEVSRAEVKKGVSADSHGLSRLGERIKYLIDLLIIEPVCTGFRFLQLVVIFVPVIITIPAIYFGKRQPDRDNERSGTLWWYGFLVNEMELAGPAFIKLGQWAASRTDIFPTEMCEIMSKLHSNAPAHSLHATRVTVEAAFGGRRFEDIFDEFQEKPLGVGAIAQVYKAKLKPGLAKPEEADLHDSYPLAQNVKRNVDTVLKSSPQRVPSSYVAVKVLHPYVERTVRRDLRIMGFFASLLNLIPTIEWLSLPDEVAQFGEMMKLQLDLRIEAANLATFRKNFKDRSTAWFPYPHTEYTTRNVLIEEYAQGIPLADFMENGGGVFQHDIADEGLDAFLRMLLLDNFVHADLHPGNIMVRFYQSAHPELRLRKTMTKAHPDEKDDVTEQVLERLRPYRHRKDPKAWEAELAKIDAEGFRPQLIFIDTGLVTELNAVNRENFLDLFRAVAEFDGYKAGHLMCERCRQPDAVLDKEVFALKMQHLVLGVKSRTLALGNVKIGDILQEVLSMVRNHHVRLEGDFVNVVISILLLEGIGRSLNPDVDLLSSSLPILRQLSAQSGAGMAKHGDFSMLVVWLGLEARRFMQASIEDVERCVKYDQLSPNV, encoded by the exons ATGAGAGCTTGCTCCTTCATAGGCCGGCTTTTCGTCCACCCGGGCTTCCGAACATACCCCAATGTCAACTCCCACGCCAGGTTCACCATCGCCAGTCTTGGTCGTCGGTTCGCGTTCCAAAGCCCCCGCGGCCCTCGATTCACACAATGGTCTAAAGGCGCACCGAAAAGAATAGCTCTGCGTGCGTCCGGTGGTGCTGCGGCACTAGGAACGGCTGCCTTTGTTGAGCTGTCGCAACAAGAAAACGGCAATGATCAAGAGACAGGCGAGAAGCGCATGCTCGAGGTATCACGGGCCGAGGTGAAAAAGGGCGTATCAGCCGATTCTCATGGTCTTTCGAGGCTCGGAGAGCGCATCAAGTACTTGATCGACCTCTTGATCATCGAGCCTGTATGCACTGGTTTCCGTTTTCTCCAGCTTGTCGTCATTTTTGTTCCGGTGATAATCACAATTCCTGCCATATACTTTGGAAAGCGACAACCCGATAGAGACAATGAACGATCAGGTACGCTCTGGTGGTATGGCTTCTTGGTTAACGAGATGGAACTGGCTGGCCCAGCCTTTATCAAACTCGGACAATGGGCTGCTTCGAGAACCGATATCTTCCCTACCGAAATGTGCGAGATCATGTCTAAACTTCACTCGAATGCGCCGGCTCACTCACTCCATGCCACGCGCGTGACTGTGGAAGCTGCTTTTGGCGGCCGCCGTTTTGAAGATATCTTTGACGAATTCCAGGAGAAGCCTCTAGGTGTTGGCGCTATCGCTCAGGTCTACAAGGCCAAGCTGAAGCCTGGTCTGGCTAAGCCAGAGGAAGCTGATCTTCATGACTCATATCCTTTGGCGCAAAACGTGAAGCGCAATGTTGATACGGTGCTCAAGAGCTCTCCACAGAGAGTACCATCGTCCTACGTTGCAGTCAAAGTGCTGCACCCGTACGTCGAGAGGACGGTTCGACGAGACCTTCGCATCATGGGCTTTTTTGCTTCCCTACTCAACTTGATTCCTACCATAGAGTGGCTCTCACTGCCCGATGAGGTTGCTCAATTTGgggagatgatgaagcttcaGCTTGATCTTCGCATAGAGGCCGCAAATCTGGCCACTTTCCGGAAGAACTTCAAAGATCGATCTACAGCCTGGTTCCCATACCCGCACACTGAGTACACAACGCGAAATGTCCTTATTGAAGAATATGCCCAGGGTATCCCATTGGCAGACTTTATGGAGAATGGTGGCGGTGTCTTCCAGCATGATATTGCTGATGAAGGTCTTGACGCCTTCCTCCGCATGTTGCTCCTTGACAACTTTGTCCACGCTGATTTACATCCTGGTAACATCATGGTGCGGTTCTATCAATCTGCTCATCCTGAGTTGCGTCTACGAAAGACCATGACAAAGGCGCATCCCGATGAGAAGGACGACGTGACTGAGCAAGTGCTTGAACGACTTCGACCATATCGACATCGCAAGGACCCCAAGGCATGGGAAGCGGAGCTGGCTAAGATCGATGCTGAAGGTTTCCGACCTCagctcatcttcatcgacaCTGGACTCGTGACTGAGCTTAATGCTGTGAACCGCGAGAACTTCCTCGACCTCTTCCGCGCCGTTGCTGAGTTTGACGGTTACAAGGCCGGCCATCTCATGTGCGAGCGCTGCCGCCAACCAGATGCCGTGCTCGATAAAGAAGTATTTGCCCTGAAGATGCAGCATCTGGTTCTCGGTGTCAAGAGCCGTACCTTAGCTCTCGGTAATGTTAAGATTGGCGATATCCTGCAAGAGGTGCTTAGCATGGTTCGAAACCATCATGTTCGTCTCGAGGGAGATTTTGTCAACGTCGTTATCAGtattctgcttcttgagggcATTGGTCGCAGCCTGAACCCTGATGTCGATCTACTCAGCAGCTCACTGCCAATTCTCCGTCAACTCAGCGCACAGAGCGGCGCAGGTATGGCAAAGCATGGCGACTTTTCCATGCTAGTAGTATGGCTGGGATTAGAAGCAAGACGATTTATGCAAGCCAGCATTGAAGAC GTCGAACGATGTGTCAAGTATGACCAGCTTTCCCCCAATgtataa
- a CDS encoding hypothetical protein (At least one base has a quality score < 10), with amino-acid sequence MAKAKGRAKQFQDLDEPIAKDYDPEANVEVSENGSGSEESEDENAGTEHYVSVGKSKLRKQEGLSLGHQYRGSRVSRDALEEESESEDEESGDEEFDDPETADLARDEAEANDSEIESDDALGESDEERFKEFTFRGSSKPKKPVSKRATAADYMSSSDDGGAGVGEDEDDESELVEDDMDDGLDALVDGEEGPDDEEGSGEEDEDDDDSESDDEESEAKAKNAKPIMAALSTRPDVDKGLAIRQQRKAYDGLLNIRIRLQKALIAANTFDALDANPEPESEPYEAAEEAAIKLLNTISSLKDNFGPSRAGEKRKRELDVSMATSEIWEQLQAEEQRSIKSREDRLEKWSRKVQSVNVTAPKGLESRNKTLVSALKEQLIDPDNRLAKRSRVPRSCAPAQAAKGASENSNIYDDADFYQVLLKELVDQRTVEGSSGAGAGAAVPTVVLTAAKDVKSRKNVDRKASKGRKMRFTVHEKLQNFMAPEDRRAWEQGAIDRFFGTLFGRKMELNEDESEDDMDVDVEEAGLRLFRN; translated from the exons ATGGCCAAAGCAAAGGGTCGCGCAAAGCAGTTCCAAGACTTGGACGAGCCTATCGCCAAGG ACTACGATCCCGAGGCCAATGTCGAAGTTAGCGAGAATGGCAGCGGTAGCGAAGAGAGCGAGGACGAGAACGCGGGTACTGAGCACTATGTTTCCGTTGGAAAGAGTAAATTGAGGAAACAGGAGGGCCTGTCACTCGGTCACCAGTACCGAGGCTCTCGAGTCTCGCGAGATGCGCTCGAAGAAGAGAGCGAGTCGGAAGACGAGGAGTCGGGCGATGAGGAATTCGACGATCCTGAGACCGCAGATCTAGCACGCGACGAGGCTGAGGCCAACGACTCAGAAATCGAGAGCGACGACGCTCTTGGCGAAAGCGACGAGGAGCGCTTCAAGGAGTTTACTTTCCGAGGAAGCTCCAAGCCAAAAAAGCCTGTTAGCAAGCGAGCTACCGCTGCTGACTACATGTCGTCTTCCGATGACGGCGGCGCTGGCGTtggcgaagatgaggacgacGAATCCGAGTTAGTTGAGGACGACATGGACGATGGTCTTGACGCTCTGGTCGATGGTGAGGAAGGCCccgacgatgaggagggctcgggagaagaggatgaggacgatgatgatagcgAAAGCGATGACGAGGAATCAGAGGCGAAGGCTAAGAACGCAAAACCCATTATGGCAGCCCTATCAACTCGACCCGATGTTGACAAGGGTTTGGCAATCCGTCAGCAGCGCAAGGCCTATGATGGGCTCCTCAACATTCGAATTCGCCTACAGAAAGCCCTCATTGCTGCCAACACCTTCGATGCCCTCGACGCCAACCCCGAGCCCGAATCGGAGCCCTAcgaggctgctgaagaggcagccatcaagctcctcaacaCTATCAGCAGCCTTAAGGATAACTTTGGACCATCTCGAGCTGGCGAGAAGCGCAAGCGTGAATTAGATGTGTCTATGGCCACAAGCGAGATCTGGGAGCAATTACAAGCGGAGGAACAACGATCTATTAAATCTAGGGAGGATCGCCTTGAGAAGTGGTCTCGCAAGGTGCAGTCCGTTAATGTCACAGCACCCAAGGGGCTCGAGTCGCGAAACAAGACTCTTGTCAGTGCCCTTAAGGAGCAGCTTATTGACCCCGACAACCGTCTCGCCAAGCGCTCTCGCGTCCCTCGTTCATGTGCCCCAGCGCAAGCTGCAAAGGGTGCATCGGAGAACAGCAACATCTACGACGACGCCGACTTCTACCAGGTTCTCCTGAAGGAGCTTGTGGACCAGCGTACAGTGGAAGGCTCATcgggagctggagctggagctgccGTCCCCACGGTCGTTCTCACAGCAGCCAAGGACGTCAAGTCACGAAAGAATGTTGACCGCAAGGCCAGCAAGGGCCGCAAGATGCGCTTCACAGTTCACGAGAAGCTGCAGAACTTCATGGCGCCTGAGGACCGACGTGCGTGGGAGCAGGGTGCTATTGACCGCTTCTTCGGCACGCTGTTCGGCCGCAAGATGGAGCTTAACGAAGACGAGAGCGAGGATGacatggatgttgatgttgaggaggcaGGACTCCGGCTGTTTAGAAACTAA
- a CDS encoding hypothetical protein (At least one base has a quality score < 10) produces MQRRKIKCNAETPCQRCGNLNLACLYAPNCCSGNFKESDEFKQVTSQLGRLQEEVGWLHQTVKALQSEPARYSSLGDRTMTHGHGTPAVAPSPSHSSTSLNRQDSSKYGSFRGPTSMAFSLDVANNTINNMGYKGISDEENPHLNDGMGSMSTRPRDPLHEFDKDEMVRLCRLHEEEIGIMYPVLNIQTVISHAKNMATFLETLRQQSPRELVNDDKTLQLKIIMCCALVVEEHGHSDKAIRLFESMETVLNRKLMAEAADVTTLPILALVAGYRFLSNDEVLAWRVMGHVARLCLELGIHQRTGLMRIQDEEERKNALVSFWSAYVLDRRWAFATGLPFVVQDEEIDSELPFPEEYPYLVAMITYSRIGAKVWRQVAHFGPVLARDLRSTELENVDQELLQWYEQIPEEVKVRNWDKEKHITSTPSYNLQRLRIWTYLRLNQMRIWLYTPVLHSATSIMAHPAQSERVVDIAKDTIRYLSHLNNTTNLYRRVQVFYHQFLTSAIAVVFLASVHAPVRFSASCREEFYMALELVKDLSAKSWASQRLWRTIRSLKDVAPRFGLNAEDDPQSTAALGMIGLARGHMEQQQPFRKPSIPGQQSQAATPDSMAQNGSRIQAEMSRMFEGYVGLNGFQYNDNDGQQGPNAEVSEASNSGMFGVDGTVFPQFKEMY; encoded by the exons ATGCAGAGACGAAAGATAAAATGTAATGCCGAAACTCCTTGCCAACGATGTGGCAACCTCAACTTGGCCTGTCTATATGCCCCGAACTGCTGCTCTGGGAACTTTAAGGAATCAGACGAGTTCAAACAGGTCACATCACAACTAGGCcgccttcaagaagaagtcggTTGGCTTCACCAAACCGTCAAGGCCCTTCAGTCCGAACCTGCCCGTTATTCCTCACTTGGTGACCGAACAATGACCCATGGCCACGGCACGCCAGCAGTCGCCCCTTCGCCCTCTCATAGTTCTACTTCACTTAACCGCCAGGACAGTTCAAAATATGGTTCTTTCCGTGGCCCAACAAGCATGGCCTTCAGTCTCGACGTTGCCAACAATACTATCAACAACATGGGCTACAAAGGCATATCAGACGAGGAAAATCCACACCTCAACGATGGCATGGGCTCCATGTCCACGCGACCAAGAGATCCCCTCCACGAATTCGACAAGGACGAAATGGTTCGCTTGTGTCGTCTGCATGAGGAAGAGATTGGTATCATGTACCCTGTGCTCAACATTCAAACCGTGATATCCCATGCCAAGAATATGGCCACATTTCTCGAAACCCTACGACAACAAAGCCCCAGAGAATTGGTCAACGACGATAAGACTCTACAGCTCAAAATCATCATGTGCTGTGCTCTAGTGGTGGAAGAGCATGGGCATAGTGATAAAGCCATTCGCTTGTTTGAGAGCATGGAAACGGTTCTTAACCGAAAGCTCATGGCCGAGGCTGCGGATGTCACGACCTTACCGATATTGGCTCTAGTTGCTGGGTATAGATTTCTCTCCAACGATGAAGTTTTGGCTTGGAGAGTTATGGGTCACGTCGCACGGTTATGCCTGGAGCTTGGCATCCATCAAAGAACAGGTCTGATGCGAATccaggatgaagaggaacgTAAGAATGCTCTCGTCAGCTTCTGGTCGGCATATGTTCTGGATAGGCGATGGGCTTTTGCAACTGGGCTGCCTTTCGTCGTTCAAGACGAGGAAATCGATTCAGAGCTGCCATTCCCA GAGGAATATCCTTATCTGGTGGCCATGATCACCTATTCTCGGATAGGTGCAAAGGTGTGGCGACAAGTAGCCCATTTTGGACCGGTTCTGGCACGCGATTTGCGCTCAACGGAACTGGAAAACGTCGACCAGGAGTTGTTACAGTGGTATGAACAGATTCCCGAAGAGGTCAAGGTTCGTAACTgggacaaggagaagcatATAACGTCGACTCCCTCCTATAATCTGCAACGCCTACGGATCTGGACATATTTACGCCTGAATCAA ATGCGGATCTGGCTTTACACGCCTGTGTTGCATAGCGCCACAAGCATCATGGCGCATCCTGCGCAGTCGGAACGTGTAGTTGACATCGCCAAAGACACTATCCGATACCTTAGCCACCTGAATAACACAACCAACTTATACAGACGTGTACAGGTGTTCTACCACCAATTCCTCACATCTGCAATTGCGGTCGTCTTCCTCGCATCTGTTCATGCCCCGGTCCGCTTCAGCGCTTCCTGCCGTGAGGAGTTTTATATGGCTCTCGAGCTGGTAAAGGATTTATCCGCCAAGAGCTGGGCATCGCAGCGACTTTGGCGCACAATTCGATCACTCAAAGACGTGGCACCGCGATTCGGACTTAATGCTGAGGACGATCCCCAGTCAACAGCAGCATTAGGGATGATAGGGCTTGCTCGAGGCCACAtggaacaacaacaaccgTTCCGCAAGCCCTCTATTCCGGGTCAGCAATCACAAGCTGCAACCCCAGACTCGATGGCTCAGAACGGATCACGAATTCAAGCCGAGATGTCACGAATGTTCGAGGGCTATGTAGGGTTGAATGGATTCCAATACAACGATAATGATGGACAACAGGGGCCGAATGCTGAAGTTTCTGAAGCGTCCAACAGCGGCATGTTTGGAGTTGATGGTACTGTCTTTCCTCAGTTCAAGGAGATGTATTAG
- a CDS encoding hypothetical protein (At least one base has a quality score < 10) has translation MDMDEGVIQQQQAIEADDFLGGRTVHSAPITSEYAGHVDIPLGHHPHSHPGNQSIPGRSEGSTWRWRRRSSQRPVTATDLVAPDHDPAGSPVIIPFTHAQFASPLAVRAHNHPHIHPQSHPNSPYTHPHALHHQILPTHQSLSHSHLSDDSATVDGHFGTMEQIETQASDLRFLAQVPVLNPTSSPSLGPGSGAGRGGTPARTPGSAVGASTGAPIAYENHASPSSASVGDNSAHGASASNANKRKSTDDGQGNGAKQTRSKRNRVSSDHLVTSTINPRTIMI, from the coding sequence ATGGATATGGATGAAGGTGTTattcagcagcaacaagcgATTGAAGCCGATGATTTCCTCGGCGGCAGGACCGTGCATTCCGCTCCTATCACTTCAGAATATGCGGGTCACGTGGATATACCGCTAGgtcatcatcctcattcGCATCCTGGCAACCAGAGCATACCTGGGAGGAGCGAGGGTAGCACCTGGCGTTGGCGCAGGCGCAGTTCTCAGCGCCCCGTTACTGCTACCGACCTAGTGGCCCCCGACCATGACCCAGCTGGAAGTCCAGTGATAATACCTTTTACGCATGCACAATTCGCGTCACCTCTAGCAGTTCGCGCTCACAATCATCCTCACATTCATCCTCAATCGCACCCAAACTCACCCTACACTCACCCTCACgcccttcatcatcaaataTTACCCACTCATCAATCGctctctcactctcacctTTCCGACGACTCCGCCACAGTCGATGGCCATTTTGGCACAATGGAGCAGATCGAGACACAAGCAAGCGACCTCAGATTCCTTGCCCAAGTTCCTGTATTGAATCCAACCTCGAGCCCGTCTCTCGGCCCCGGCTCCGGCGCCGGACGAGGTGGGACTCCAGCCCGTACCCCCGGGAGCGCCGTGGGAGCCTCTACGGGTGCTCCTATTGCTTACGAGAATCATGCCAGTCCAAGTTCCGCCTCTGTCGGCGACAATTCCGCTCACGGTGCGAGCGCGTCTAATGCCAATAAGAGGAAGTCGACAGATGATGGTCAAGGCAACGGAGCGAAGCAAACAAGAAGTAAAAGAAACAGAGTGAGTTCTGACCATCTCGTTACATCTACTATCAACCCCCGGACCATTATGATATGA
- a CDS encoding ATP-binding protein — protein sequence MRPTSARLFQSLRPLQHENPLGLPRSGTPPTWGKRPVRRKITGVEKVIAVSSAKGGVGKSTVAANLSLAFARLGFRAGILDTDIFGPSIPTLFDLSGEPRLSNNNQLIPLTNYGVKTMSMGYLVGENAPVVWRGPMVMKAIQQLLHEVEWGGLDVLVLDLPPGTGDTQLTITQQVILDGSVIVTTPHTLATKDAVKGINMFKTVNVNILGLVQNMSLFTCPHCHGETNIFGSNARVEKLCQEHQIDFLGDIPLHPNIGDDGDRGKPTVVAEPTSERANAFLKIAQDICPKIDLSGK from the exons ATGCGTCCAACATCTGCCCGCCTCTTTCAGAGCCTCCGGCCGCTGCAACATGAAAATCCATTA GGTCTCCCTCGATCAGGAACGCCGCCAACTTGGGGTAAACGCCCAGTCCGTCGCAAAATCACAGGTGTCGAGAAAGTCATCGCAGTATCCTCAGCGAAAGGTGGTGTAGGCAAAAGCACAGTTGCAG CAAATCTGTCTCTGGCTTTTGCTCGTCTTGGCTTTCGTGCTGGGATCCTGGACACTGATATCTTTGGTCCATCTATTCCAACCTTGTTTGACCTCTCAGGAGAACCGAGGTTATCAAATA ATAACCAGCTCATCCCTCTTACAAACTATGGAGTCAAGACCATGTCCATGGGCTATCTGGTTGGCGAGAATGCACCAGTAGTCTGGCGAGGCCCCATGGTGATGAAGGCTATTCAGCAGCTTCTACATGAGGTAGAATGGGGTggtcttgatgttcttgtcCTAGACCTTCCTCCAGGTACAGGAGATACACAGTTGACTATCACACAGCAGGTCATTTTGGATG GCTCTGTCATTGTCACAACTCCTCATACTCTTGCCACTAAAGATGCTGTCAAAGGTATCAACATGTTCAAAACAGTCAATGTCAATATCCTTGGCTTGGTACAGAACATGTCCTTGTTCACATGCCCTCATTGTCATGGAGAAACCAATATCTTTGGTTCCAATGCAAGGGTCGAGAAGTTGTGTCAAGAGCACCAGATCGACTTTTTAGGTGATATCCCATTACACCCCAATATTGGAGACGACGGGGACAGAGGAAAACCCACAGTAGTGGCAGAACCTACGAGTGAGAGGGCAAATGCCTTTTTGAAGATAGCACAAGATATCTGTCCCAAGATCGATCTGAGTGGTAAATAG